From one Mycobacterium colombiense CECT 3035 genomic stretch:
- a CDS encoding nuclear transport factor 2 family protein — protein MPSPEAITETVNRYLALVATGTADDIVTLYAADATIEDPIGSDIRRGHDAIRAFYAGFQDAQKDTELAEIRIGGSEAAFYWHLTLDAGDSRTRISPISTMSFDGDAKITSMRAFWSPADVRVL, from the coding sequence ATGCCGTCCCCTGAAGCCATCACCGAGACCGTCAATCGCTACCTCGCGCTTGTCGCGACCGGCACCGCCGACGACATCGTCACCCTCTACGCCGCCGACGCCACGATCGAGGATCCGATTGGATCCGACATTCGCCGCGGCCATGACGCCATCCGCGCGTTCTATGCGGGTTTTCAAGACGCCCAGAAGGACACCGAACTCGCCGAAATACGGATCGGCGGCAGCGAAGCCGCCTTCTACTGGCACCTGACGCTCGACGCCGGCGACAGCCGCACCCGAATCTCGCCGATCTCGACGATGTCGTTCGACGGGGACGCCAAGATCACGTCGATGAGGGCGTTCTGGTCGCCCGCCGACGTCCGCGTCCTGTAG
- a CDS encoding sensor domain-containing protein, protein MNTLATLSVVFAFLLAPVGAVLGHFALRDIRRRGERGRNRAMVGLTLSYAFTVIAVVALVLWVTLGDNHAGQSTAHTTATGAMKPSATTPAPPEPAVTAEGLQSLVLTGEDVAGLIKAPGMYVNKTWTQTHELQPGDSFDPPECTQAVFNGLTASYRDSGYRAIYGVDLGQHTNGFPHGVSEFVAAFDNAAAAKAFATGAVNQINGCAGKQLTYSHGGISGIYSVGTPVQTGPVTSVKSTLGTVQDNGRTTDVGGQHTSALRALAAKANVVVDVDVIGRDLGDDATTLVQGILGRIPS, encoded by the coding sequence GTGAACACGCTGGCGACGCTGTCGGTCGTGTTCGCCTTTCTGCTGGCCCCGGTCGGAGCGGTGTTGGGCCACTTCGCACTTAGGGACATCCGCCGGCGCGGCGAACGGGGCCGCAATCGTGCGATGGTCGGACTGACGCTGTCGTACGCCTTCACCGTCATCGCCGTGGTGGCGTTGGTCCTGTGGGTGACGCTCGGCGACAACCACGCCGGCCAGTCGACGGCGCACACCACCGCCACGGGTGCGATGAAGCCGAGCGCCACCACGCCCGCCCCGCCTGAACCGGCGGTGACGGCCGAAGGCCTACAGTCGCTGGTGCTCACCGGCGAAGACGTCGCCGGCCTCATCAAGGCGCCGGGCATGTACGTCAACAAGACCTGGACGCAGACGCACGAGTTGCAGCCCGGCGACAGCTTCGACCCCCCGGAGTGCACCCAAGCCGTGTTCAACGGCCTCACGGCGTCGTACCGCGACAGCGGTTACCGCGCCATCTACGGCGTCGACTTGGGCCAGCACACCAATGGCTTCCCGCATGGGGTTTCGGAATTCGTGGCGGCATTCGACAATGCCGCGGCCGCAAAGGCTTTCGCCACCGGCGCGGTCAATCAGATCAACGGCTGCGCCGGAAAGCAACTGACCTACTCGCACGGCGGCATCTCCGGCATCTACAGCGTCGGGACACCGGTGCAAACCGGTCCGGTGACCTCGGTGAAAAGCACCCTGGGGACCGTGCAGGACAACGGTCGGACTACCGACGTCGGCGGCCAGCACACCAGCGCGTTACGGGCCCTGGCGGCCAAGGCCAACGTCGTGGTCGACGTCGACGTCATCGGACGTGATCTCGGCGACGACGCCACCACCCTGGTCCAGGGCATCCTGGGCCGTATCCCGAGCTGA
- a CDS encoding NAD-binding protein, translating to MSTRRHIIVSGDDALATTIAEELNRAGATIVKLHSEELAGADLARADAVVCAGDDDAKNLEIALLARKTNPRVRVVARLGNDVLRGAVAADNGPGAILDVADLAAPSVVEACLSSHTHPVEAAGIKFLVSGAEAPRDATLREIYGDLAPVAVIHGESSATPDEVVPCPGRDHQVRAGDWTAMIGSADELAARGIKTPRPSATRSRQSWMRRISDAARAMRDDVNPMLFPAMLLALSLLLASTVVVHFSYSKPRLSWLDAMYFTAETITTVGYGEFTFLHQSAWLRIFAVALMFTGVTTTALLVAFLADLLLSRRFVQSAGVRRARHLRNHIIVVGLGSFGSRVVGDLTAAGYDVAVIERDENNRFLSTADELDVPVIFGDATLRQTLESARVDRARAVAVLTQDDMVNIETGIVLREMLGPRVMPEVNRPDVPIVLRIYDRTLGDAVAKRFGFENVRSTVDLAAPWFIGAAMGLQVLGTFSVGPRSFMVGAMHVAPGSELDGLRMFEMSTQTRVIAITRRDTPVELHPRRDAWLRGGDTVYLVGPYRELLETLRKGQPPQEPAVNEERPADKATT from the coding sequence ATGAGCACGCGCCGCCACATCATCGTCAGCGGTGACGACGCGCTCGCGACCACGATCGCCGAGGAACTCAACCGCGCGGGCGCCACGATCGTCAAGCTGCACAGCGAGGAGCTCGCCGGGGCCGATCTCGCCCGCGCCGACGCCGTCGTGTGCGCCGGGGATGACGACGCGAAGAATCTCGAAATCGCCTTGCTGGCAAGGAAAACCAATCCCCGTGTGCGCGTCGTTGCCCGCCTGGGCAACGACGTGCTGCGGGGGGCGGTGGCCGCCGACAACGGTCCCGGCGCCATCCTGGACGTCGCCGACCTCGCGGCGCCGTCGGTGGTCGAGGCCTGCCTGTCGAGCCATACGCATCCGGTCGAGGCGGCCGGCATCAAATTTCTGGTGTCGGGGGCCGAGGCGCCCCGCGACGCGACCCTTCGCGAGATCTATGGCGACCTGGCGCCGGTGGCGGTGATTCATGGCGAGAGCTCCGCCACGCCCGACGAGGTGGTCCCCTGCCCGGGGCGGGATCATCAAGTGCGCGCCGGCGACTGGACCGCGATGATCGGCAGCGCCGATGAGCTGGCCGCGCGGGGCATCAAGACGCCCCGGCCGAGCGCGACACGGTCGCGCCAATCGTGGATGCGGCGCATCTCGGATGCCGCGCGGGCGATGCGCGACGACGTCAACCCCATGCTCTTTCCCGCGATGCTGCTCGCGCTGAGCCTGCTGCTCGCCTCGACGGTCGTCGTGCACTTCTCCTACTCGAAGCCGCGACTGTCCTGGCTGGACGCCATGTACTTCACCGCGGAAACCATCACCACCGTGGGCTACGGCGAGTTCACGTTCCTGCACCAATCGGCGTGGCTGCGGATCTTCGCCGTCGCCCTGATGTTCACCGGAGTGACCACCACCGCGCTGCTCGTCGCCTTCCTGGCCGACTTGCTGCTGTCGCGTCGCTTCGTCCAATCGGCCGGGGTCCGGCGGGCGCGCCACCTGCGCAACCACATCATCGTCGTCGGGCTGGGTTCGTTCGGCAGCCGCGTCGTCGGCGATCTGACCGCCGCCGGATACGACGTCGCGGTGATCGAGCGCGACGAGAACAACCGATTCCTCTCGACCGCAGACGAACTCGACGTGCCGGTGATCTTCGGGGACGCGACGCTGCGCCAGACGCTGGAGTCGGCCCGCGTCGACCGCGCCCGCGCCGTCGCGGTGCTGACCCAGGACGACATGGTCAACATCGAGACGGGCATCGTGCTGCGGGAGATGCTCGGCCCCCGGGTGATGCCCGAGGTCAACCGGCCCGACGTGCCGATCGTGCTTCGGATCTATGACCGCACCCTGGGCGACGCGGTGGCCAAGCGGTTCGGTTTCGAGAACGTCCGCTCGACCGTCGACCTGGCCGCGCCCTGGTTCATCGGCGCCGCGATGGGCCTGCAGGTGCTGGGGACGTTCTCGGTGGGGCCGCGTTCGTTCATGGTGGGCGCCATGCACGTGGCGCCCGGCAGCGAGCTCGACGGGCTGCGGATGTTCGAGATGTCCACCCAGACCCGGGTCATCGCGATCACCCGCCGGGATACGCCCGTCGAGTTGCATCCTCGCCGCGACGCGTGGCTTCGCGGCGGCGACACCGTGTACCTGGTGGGGCCGTACCGCGAGCTGCTGGAGACGCTGCGCAAAGGACAGCCGCCGCAGGAGCCCGCGGTCAACGAGGAGCGCCCGGCGGACAAGGCGACGACCTGA
- a CDS encoding tetratricopeptide repeat protein produces the protein MTQQELPAPLAELTGLMTECANHGDYAGAARQANELVTLCRATLGERHATVLELKVSLATLQLRAGEEAVAYDEFARLIPDLVEVLGRDHLSTLTARHLLAGRQQPSLSSLAEWSQLFADEQRVLGGEHESVLVAREKIAEKRWEIGDVVGAMAEGEQVLAARRRVLGDDHADTLGTRLMLAIWRGRAGDVPAAIAELEPLIRDLREKLGADHVHLLLARHMFTLWAPDRAGVTDEVAAWAALVDEEARVLGVEHPVTVAARHELAEWCARHVGRADGSGGAGSLGWSAS, from the coding sequence ATGACGCAGCAGGAGTTGCCCGCCCCGCTGGCCGAACTGACCGGGCTGATGACGGAGTGCGCGAATCACGGTGATTACGCCGGGGCCGCGCGCCAGGCAAACGAGCTGGTCACCCTCTGCCGGGCGACCCTGGGCGAGCGGCACGCCACGGTCCTGGAACTCAAGGTGTCGCTGGCCACCTTGCAGCTGCGGGCGGGCGAGGAAGCCGTGGCCTACGACGAGTTCGCGCGGCTCATACCCGACCTCGTCGAGGTGCTCGGTCGCGACCACCTGAGCACTCTGACCGCTCGCCACCTGTTGGCGGGCCGCCAACAACCTTCGCTGTCATCGCTTGCCGAGTGGTCGCAGCTGTTCGCCGACGAGCAGCGCGTCTTGGGCGGCGAGCACGAGAGTGTGCTGGTCGCGCGCGAGAAGATCGCCGAGAAGCGTTGGGAGATAGGCGATGTCGTGGGCGCAATGGCCGAGGGTGAACAGGTCCTCGCCGCGCGCCGTCGCGTGCTCGGTGACGACCACGCGGACACCCTGGGAACCAGGTTGATGCTGGCGATCTGGCGGGGCCGGGCGGGCGACGTTCCGGCGGCCATCGCCGAGCTCGAACCGTTGATCCGCGATTTGCGCGAAAAACTCGGCGCCGACCACGTGCACCTGCTCCTGGCCCGGCACATGTTCACGCTCTGGGCCCCGGACCGGGCGGGCGTCACCGACGAGGTCGCCGCGTGGGCGGCGTTGGTCGACGAAGAGGCGCGCGTGCTCGGTGTAGAGCACCCGGTGACCGTCGCGGCCCGTCACGAGCTGGCCGAATGGTGCGCCCGGCATGTCGGCCGCGCCGACGGATCCGGCGGCGCGGGGTCACTGGGCTGGTCGGCGTCCTGA
- a CDS encoding LLM class flavin-dependent oxidoreductase, which produces MTMPVMEPDLDATVLETWARAIDEGPFSSLCWGERIAFDNPDNLTLLGSLAAWTNRVRLLTTVIVPQLHDPVMLAKGLSTGDLLSGGRLTVGIGVGGRHEDYHAVSADPATQTMRGMAERVAVMKRVWAGEKTTDSVLPVGPAPVQPGGPPLLVGSIGPKTIRSAAAWADGLAGTTLDLDVAKQNELFDVTREAWAQAGKPKPHLITSFWFAFGSPEESRGQIHRHLRRYMNWIPAEYVDAMAPMTGWAGSEDELLDVLRRFEDIGTDEVQLIPTSADVDEVRRAADVAARL; this is translated from the coding sequence ATGACGATGCCGGTCATGGAGCCGGATTTGGATGCGACGGTGCTCGAGACGTGGGCGCGCGCCATCGACGAGGGCCCGTTCTCGTCGCTGTGCTGGGGCGAGCGGATCGCCTTCGACAACCCGGACAACCTGACGTTGCTGGGCTCGCTGGCCGCCTGGACCAACCGGGTGCGGCTCCTGACGACCGTGATCGTGCCGCAGCTGCACGATCCCGTCATGCTCGCCAAGGGGCTGTCGACCGGTGACCTGCTCAGCGGCGGCCGGTTGACCGTGGGCATCGGTGTCGGCGGCCGGCACGAGGACTACCACGCCGTGAGCGCCGACCCGGCGACGCAGACGATGCGCGGCATGGCCGAACGCGTAGCCGTGATGAAGCGCGTCTGGGCGGGGGAGAAGACCACCGACTCGGTGCTGCCCGTCGGGCCGGCGCCGGTCCAGCCTGGCGGCCCGCCGCTGTTGGTCGGCAGCATCGGGCCGAAAACCATCCGCAGCGCGGCCGCGTGGGCCGACGGGCTGGCCGGCACCACCCTGGACCTCGACGTCGCCAAGCAGAACGAGCTGTTCGACGTGACCCGGGAGGCCTGGGCCCAGGCCGGCAAGCCCAAACCCCACCTGATCACGTCGTTCTGGTTCGCGTTCGGATCCCCCGAGGAGTCTCGCGGCCAGATCCACCGTCATTTGCGCCGCTACATGAACTGGATACCGGCCGAGTACGTCGACGCGATGGCGCCGATGACGGGCTGGGCCGGCAGCGAAGACGAGCTGCTGGACGTGTTGCGCCGGTTCGAGGACATCGGCACCGACGAGGTTCAGCTCATCCCGACGAGCGCGGATGTCGATGAGGTTCGTCGCGCAGCGGACGTGGCGGCGCGACTGTAG
- a CDS encoding VOC family protein, with translation MDGVAFTSSSIAHVRLTVTDIERSRQFYESVFGWPVLIEVPENADEPTRNQLSFLFGGVIYDLGGTLLGLRPVAADRFDEDRVGLDHIAFRLASKDELDSAAAHLDELGVAHEPVKDIGPSYILEFRDPDNIALELTAPK, from the coding sequence ATGGACGGGGTGGCGTTCACCAGTAGTTCCATCGCACATGTCCGGCTGACCGTGACCGATATCGAGCGGTCGCGGCAGTTCTACGAGAGCGTGTTCGGTTGGCCGGTGTTGATCGAAGTTCCCGAGAATGCCGACGAACCCACCCGCAACCAGCTGAGCTTCCTGTTCGGTGGCGTCATCTACGACCTCGGCGGGACGCTCCTGGGGCTGCGGCCGGTCGCCGCCGACCGCTTCGACGAGGACCGCGTCGGGCTCGACCACATCGCCTTTCGGCTCGCCAGCAAAGACGAGTTGGATTCGGCGGCAGCACATCTCGACGAACTGGGCGTGGCCCACGAGCCGGTCAAAGACATCGGGCCGTCCTACATCCTGGAATTCCGCGATCCCGACAACATCGCCTTGGAGCTGACGGCACCGAAGTAG
- a CDS encoding DUF6188 family protein produces the protein MAESKMIGHWLEGCALQRIMFRDGLVLNFDDDNELVISVPIRLTLPAIANAPAEVVEIDPNGPAVQERPLFDFSGQNCTGFDWFDSGDLHLEFSDGHIIDVPADDHATAWELYGKYHGYAACLPHGKVRVVRHDVDATNIDE, from the coding sequence ATGGCCGAATCGAAAATGATCGGGCATTGGCTCGAGGGCTGCGCGTTACAGCGGATCATGTTCCGCGACGGTTTGGTGCTGAACTTCGACGATGACAACGAACTTGTCATTTCGGTGCCGATCCGCCTGACCCTGCCGGCCATTGCCAACGCCCCCGCCGAAGTCGTCGAGATCGACCCAAATGGCCCCGCCGTCCAGGAACGCCCGCTCTTTGATTTCTCCGGGCAAAACTGCACAGGCTTCGACTGGTTCGACTCCGGCGATCTTCACCTGGAGTTCTCCGACGGTCACATCATCGATGTGCCTGCGGACGACCATGCCACCGCGTGGGAGCTGTACGGCAAGTACCACGGATATGCCGCCTGCCTGCCGCACGGCAAGGTGCGGGTCGTGCGGCACGACGTGGACGCCACGAACATCGACGAGTGA
- a CDS encoding Rrf2 family transcriptional regulator has protein sequence MRMSAKAEYAVRAMIQLATVPDGTLVKTDDLAQAQGIPPQFLVDILTNLRTDRLVRSHRGREGGYELARSGKEISIADVLRCIDGPLASVRDIGLGDLPYSGPTAALTDVWRALRASMRSVLEETTLADVATGGLPKHVAQLADDYRKQESQRHGTARTGD, from the coding sequence GTGCGCATGTCGGCGAAGGCGGAGTATGCCGTGCGGGCGATGATCCAGCTCGCCACGGTGCCCGACGGAACGCTGGTGAAGACCGACGATCTGGCCCAGGCCCAGGGCATTCCGCCGCAATTTCTGGTCGACATCCTGACGAACCTGCGCACCGACCGGCTGGTCCGCAGCCACCGCGGTCGCGAGGGCGGCTACGAATTGGCCCGGTCCGGGAAAGAGATCAGCATCGCCGACGTGCTGCGCTGTATCGACGGCCCGCTGGCCAGCGTCCGTGACATCGGGCTCGGCGACCTGCCGTACTCGGGACCGACGGCCGCGCTCACCGACGTCTGGCGCGCGCTGCGGGCCAGCATGCGGTCGGTGCTGGAAGAGACCACGCTGGCCGATGTCGCCACCGGCGGCCTGCCCAAGCACGTCGCGCAGTTGGCCGACGACTACCGCAAGCAGGAAAGCCAGCGGCACGGCACGGCGCGCACCGGCGATTAG